From one Liolophura sinensis isolate JHLJ2023 chromosome 10, CUHK_Ljap_v2, whole genome shotgun sequence genomic stretch:
- the LOC135476687 gene encoding LOW QUALITY PROTEIN: uncharacterized protein LOC135476687 (The sequence of the model RefSeq protein was modified relative to this genomic sequence to represent the inferred CDS: deleted 1 base in 1 codon), with translation MEGASVAESLECQRIAMTQKPLTNVAGFHSLHTWEGLPATCGWFSLWTASQIFFVYDHTTLQKEEDDLKDAIVYFSPPSVDDDDQCALCGQLMGMVSFFQATWGAKPHFYHLTNQKFVLIHVEERYTLALGTENSVSDHCLEQQLQLLYDTFTMYMGSLGTIRQDCECKGTSFSDALQSVWECFLPFCCAYGDDVRRGFFSLPTVELPKSGADIFLQASSMLQASKRRPGVLGGAVLSSNGILCTQLSEELTSRFLVIKPQQNHLPCQQVQTDFDLPAGVRIISVMISESEYSKLVQRQRPIIRHTCMSRFRPTPKSHDPPSYMTLSFANEASAVQSDSRTKQTVQMRNANDFLLQIDQGMCLRSVNSLDCQNAVSVNTEKSKQGQLGLAEPHSGLHGNTDQDSFSKGDTIGQNVGGDALSVWAHSCDTEEENSDNEGNMQTSETVSHLIYADVHADSSTCMSNQNSVRSDDLNVAHSEAVDSHLVSVQSENNAKGESSSEEIDRKIKMSQNIPATDAFDKRKESSAEISFSSTNDEKPEISKEMSGLGEHDKKLETSVSQEIGWGESHKKLQTSQEISVTDTNDKKTEMSPEISYTAGNDKKLEISQEIFDGVESCPQHKVEDESIVHSDTAKQDDKVVQHEESHCEGLTVSNGSICENKSSSVAECCDSLIGKEVMKHISSDKTAYSPNVAMSHGTNSMDKTEAVEDSPKVQEERTEENVLSFHTNNSGDSAICISGDQFQDEMTEDVHVKEITVENIAWEEKSDGGATGFHGEGCHGDGSLPNASSSDTSMQLDEGRDTFVFSNSSSQKVTSDSSERFSSQMLASELKENRVLSFDLAVGQDSQELPENVKKTKVDQDSLAGMSQATKNGLSGARADRSGAKNLTLYIQGYSDSMMILLLEEEARRDKETIRALWKFALPQLGDLDFRVKELVEMESRQPALEDYHFLMFNDFQRQVSGNVTKPVTHGEFEFCDLAIDLHEEFNKSASLSEFSARTHRASIYAHRSVNHEVYFQSTNKFRQPAGLPNPKDVLFSLDQVAQKKLYRNHNITLV, from the exons ATGGAAGGTGCCTCGGTGGCTGAGTCGTTAGAGTGCCAGCGCATCGCgatgacacagaagcctctcaccaatgtggctgGCTTCCACTCTcttcatacatgggaaggtctaccagcaacctgtggatggtt CTCCCTTTGGACAGCCAGTCAGATATTCTTTGTGTATGACCACACAACTCTGCAGAAAGAAGAAGATGATCTCAAAGATGCCATTGTTTATTTTTCCCCACCCAGT GTGGACGATGATGACCAGTGTGCTCTGTGCGGTCAGCTTATGGGGATGGTCAGTTTCTTCCAGGCCACCTGGGGAGCTAAGCCACACTTCTACCACCTGACCAATCAGAAGTTTGTACTGATTCACGTGGAGGAGAGGTACACACTG gcATTAGGGACTGAAAACTCAGTATCAGACCACTGTTTGGAACAACAACTTCAGCTCCTGTACgacacatttacaatgtacatgggcAGCCTGGGGACTATTAGACAG GATTGCGAATGTAAAGGCACCTCATTCTCTGACGCTCTTCAGTCAGTCTGGGAATGCTTCCTGCCGTTCTGTTGTGCTTACGGTGATGATGTCCGCAGGGGGTTCTTCAGTCTCCCTACGGTGGAGTTGCCTAAG AGTGGAGCTGACATTTTCCTCCAGGCCTCGTCGATGTTACAAGCTAGTAAGAGAAGACCTGGCGTGCTAGGGGGTGCTGTCTTGTCATCAAATGG GATTCTCTGTACTCAGTTGTCAGAAGAATTGACCAGCAGGTTTCTAGTGATCAAACCCCAGCAgaatcat TTACCATGTCAACAGGTGCAAACAG attttgatttGCCAGCTGGAGTTCGGATCATCAGTGTTATGATCAGCGAGTCAGAATATTCCAAATTGGTTCAGCGCCAAAGACCTATAATCAGACACACTTGTATGTCCAGATTTAGGCCCACCCCAAAGTCACATGACCCTCCCTCTTACATGACCCTCTCCTTTGCCAATGAGGCATCTGCTGTCCAATCAGACTCTAgaacaaaacaaactgtacagaTGAGAAATGCAAATGACTTCCTCCTCCAAATTGATCAAGGAATGTGTTTGAGATCAGTTAACAGCTTGGACtgtcagaatgctgtctctgtGAATACAGAAAAGTCAAAACAAGGACAGCTGGGATTGGCTGAGCCTCATTCTGgtctccatggaaacacagaTCAGGACTCATTCTCAAAAGGTGACACTATTGGTCAAAATGTTGGTGGTGATGCTTTATCAGTATGGGCTCATTCTTGCGATACAGAAGAGGAAAATTCTGACAATGAAGGCAATATGCAGACAAGTGAGACAGTTAGTCATTTGATTTATGCAGATGTTCACGCCGATTCtagcacatgtatgtcaaaccAAAACTCTGTGAGAAGTGATGACTTGAATGTGGCACACAGTGAAGCAGTAGATAGCCATCTTGTTTCTGTTCAGTCTGAGAATAATGCCAAAGGTGAATCAAGCTCAGAGGAAAttgacagaaaaataaaaatgtcccAAAATATTCCTGCCACGGATGCCtttgacaaaagaaaagaaTCATCTGCAGAAATTTCTTTCTCAAGTACAAATGACGAAAAACCAGAAATATCCAAAGAAATGTCGGGTTTGGGTgaacatgacaaaaaattaGAAACGTCTGTGTCTCAAGAAATTGGCTGGGGAGAAAGTcataaaaaattacaaacatcTCAAGAAATTTCTGTCACAGatacaaatgacaaaaaaacgGAAATGTCTCCAGAAATTTCATATACTGCTGGAAATGATAAAAAACTGGAAATATCCCAAGAAATTTTTGATGGCGTTGAAAGCTGTCCCCAACACAAAGTAGAGGATGAAAGTATTGTGCACAGTGATACAGCAAAACAAGATGACAAAGTAGTGCAACATGAGGAATCTCATTGTGAAGGTTTAACTGTTTCTAATGGCTCCATTTGTGAAAACAAGAGTAGTAGTGTGGCAGAATGTTGTGATTCTCTTATTGGAAAGGAAGTGATGAAGCACATTTCTTCAGATAAAACTGCATACTCTCCTAATGTGGCCATGTCACATGGTACAAACTCAATGGACAAGACCGAAGCTGTTGAGGATAGTCCAAAAGTGCAAGAGGAGCGTACAGAAGAAAATGTCTTATCATTTCACACAAATAATTCTGGGGATTCTGCAATTTGTATTTCTGGCGATCAGTTCCAGGATGAAATGACTGaagatgttcatgtaaaggAGATAACTGTTGAAAACATTGCATGGGAGGAAAAATCTGATGGAGGCGCTACTGGTTTCCATGGCGAAGGTTGCCATGGAGACGGAAGCCTTCCCAATGCCAGTTCATCTGACACATCCA TGCAATTAGACGAAGGAAGAGACACCTTTGTGTTTTCAAATAGTTCATCACAAAAAGTCACTTCTGACAGTTCAGAAAGATTTTCAAGCCAAATGCTGGCCAGTGAATTGAAGGAAAACCGGGTTTTGTCATTTGATCTTGCAGTAGGTCAAGATTCACAGGAACTtcctgaaaatgttaaaaaaacaaaagtggaTCAAGATTCGTTAGCTGGGATGTCACAAGCTACCAAAAACGGACTTTCTGGTGCAAGAGCTGACAGAAGTGGTGCCAAGAATTTGACCTTGTACATCCAGGGTTATTCGGACTCCATGATGATTTTGCTGCTGGAGGAAGAAGCTAGGAGGGACAAGGAAACCATTCGGGCTTTG TGGAAATTTGCCCTACCACAGCTGGGAGATCTGGATTTCAGAGTGAAAGAGCTAGTGGAGATGGAATCCCGACAG ccGGCCCTGGAAGACTACCATTTTCTCATGTTCAATGACTTTCAAAGACAAGTTTCAG GAAATGTGACAAAACCTGTGACTCATGGAGAGTTTGAGTTTTGTGATCTGGCAATAGATCTGCACGAGGAATTCAACAAATCTGCTTCTTTATCAGAATTTTCTGCCAG GACTCATCGAGCCAGTATTTACGCCCACCGGAGTGTCAATCACGAAGTCTACTTCCAGTCCACCAACAAGTTCCGTCAACCCGCCGGCCTCCCAAACCCGAAAGACGTGTTGTTTTCCCTCGATCAAGTGGCTCAGAAGAAATTGTACAGGAACCACAATATTACACTGGTCTAA